From a single Theropithecus gelada isolate Dixy chromosome 10, Tgel_1.0, whole genome shotgun sequence genomic region:
- the JOSD1 gene encoding josephin-1, with protein sequence MSCVPWKGDKAKSESLELPQAAPPQIYHEKQRRELCALHALNNVFQDSNAFTRETLQEIFQRLSPNTMVTPHKKSMLGNGNYDVNVIMAALQTKGYEAVWWDKRRDVGVIALTNVMGFIMNLPSSLCWGPLKLPLKRQHWICVREVGGAYYNLDSKLKMPEWIGGESELRKFLKHHLRGKNCELLLVVPEEVEAHQSWRTDV encoded by the exons atgagtTGTGTGCCATGGAAAGGAGACAAGGCCAAATCTGAATCATTGGAGCTGCCCCAGGCAGCACCCCCACAAATCTACCATGAGAAACAGCGCAGGGAGCTTTGTGCCCTCCACGCCCTCAATAACGTCTTCCAGGACAGCAATGCCTTCACCCGGGAGACGCTGCAAGAGATTTTCCAGAG GTTGTCTCCAAACACCATGGTGACACCTCACAAGAAGAGCATGCTGGGAAATGGCAACTACGATGTGAATGTCATTATGGCAGCACTTCAGACCAAAGGCTATGAAGCTGTTTGGTGGGACAAGCGCAG GGATGTCGGTGTCATTGCCCTCACTAATGTCATGGGCTTCATCATGAATCTGCCCTCCAGCCTATGCTGGGGTCCACTGAAACTGCCCCTCAAAAGGCAGCACTGGATCTGTGTCCGAGAGGTGGGAGGGGCCTACTACAACCTCGACTCCAAACTCAAGATGCCCGAGTGGATTGGAGGCGAGAGCGAGCTCAG GAAGTTTCTAAAACATCATTTGCGAGGAAAGAACTGTGAACTCCTGCTGGTGGTACCAGAAGAGGTAGAGGCTCATCAGAGTTGGAGGACTGACGTGTAG
- the TOMM22 gene encoding mitochondrial import receptor subunit TOM22 homolog: protein MAAAVAAAGAGEPQSPDELLPKGDAEKPEEELEEDDDEELDETLSERLWGLTEMFPERVRSAAGATFDLSLFVAQKMYRFSRAALWIGTTSFMILVLPVVFETEKLQMEQQQQLQQRQILLGPNTGLSGGMPGALPSLPGKI from the exons ATGGCTGCCGCCGTTGCTGCTGCCGGTGCCGGGGAACCCCAGTCCCCAGACGAATTGCTCCCGAAAGGCGACGCGGAGAAGCctgaggaggagctggaggaggacgACGATGAGGAG CTAGATGAGACCCTGTCGGAGAGACTATGGGGCCTGACGGAGATGTTTCCGGAGAGGGTCCGGTCCGCGGCCGGAGCCACTTTTGATCTTTCCCTCTTTGTGGCTCAAAAAATGTACAG GTTTTCCAGGGCAGCCTTGTGGATTGGGACCACTTCCTTTATGATCCTGGTTCTTCCCGTTGTCTTTGAGACCGAGAAGTTGCAAATGGAGCAACAGCAGCAACTGCAGCAGCGGCAG ataCTTCTAGGGCCTAACACAGGGCTCTCAGGAGGAATGCCAGGGGCTCTACCCTCACTTCCTGGAAAGATCTAG